The Lysobacter capsici genome has a segment encoding these proteins:
- a CDS encoding DUF11 domain-containing protein has translation MIQSSTRRTPHGRRRFGLLALMALAAMPAQAQVQRTFVNLGFEQPDLGTNACVGFFAGPQQVTGWNTTHPSGVTGGCGVVGNPASGPLIELWGNSFGSVPARAGKQHAELNASQASRIFQNICLTNGEVISWRLSHRGRNSATTPDVMSFGINAIASTAVAVDSQIARIGTTNNGSDRVDTAGTASSATQGTLTIGATSNGWRDYSGSFTYAGGSGVQQVGFAADSSSGGISLGNFLDEIQITLRPYIEFVATNVATREGQAAVLPQLRIIGTVPAGGIVVPVRITGGTATLGSDFTVTSGSGNTVNVAIAAGTYDNASFALPVAIVDDAVIENNETVVFTVQPDPTNYTLTSTTTCSAAAGQTVATLTISDNDVDLTTTKSVADAAPAPGGGTQFTVTYRNNTARPTVGDTTAHDVIASLSDAVPAGLTFTSWTCTASGGATCPAASGTGAIGGNANLPAGNGAAGGSLSYTINATLGAGQCAAIANVSTIAANAPLAEGGSAQSGFVTPAPGGNADNRASASVDAVCVSLSLSKNDSNVSYTPGGLATYRLRACNTDGPDAANGATVSDNLPAGATLSGPWTCASAGGGGSCPASGGAAGGNSVQISGAVLPVGACIEVDVPVRFSANPADY, from the coding sequence ATGATCCAGTCTTCCACCCGGCGCACGCCGCATGGGCGGCGCCGGTTCGGTCTGCTCGCGTTGATGGCGCTGGCCGCGATGCCGGCGCAGGCGCAGGTCCAGCGCACCTTCGTCAATCTGGGTTTCGAACAGCCCGATCTGGGCACCAATGCCTGCGTGGGATTCTTCGCCGGGCCGCAACAGGTCACCGGTTGGAACACGACCCATCCGTCCGGCGTTACCGGCGGTTGCGGTGTCGTCGGCAATCCGGCCAGCGGTCCGCTGATCGAATTGTGGGGCAACAGCTTCGGTTCGGTGCCGGCGCGCGCCGGCAAGCAGCACGCCGAACTCAATGCCAGCCAGGCCTCGCGCATCTTCCAGAACATCTGCCTGACCAACGGCGAGGTGATCAGCTGGCGGCTGAGCCATCGCGGCCGCAATTCGGCGACCACGCCGGACGTGATGAGCTTCGGCATCAATGCCATCGCCAGCACCGCGGTCGCGGTCGACAGTCAGATCGCGCGCATCGGCACCACCAACAACGGCAGCGATCGGGTCGATACCGCGGGCACCGCGTCCTCGGCCACGCAGGGCACGTTGACCATCGGCGCCACCAGCAATGGTTGGCGCGATTACAGCGGCAGCTTCACCTATGCCGGCGGCAGCGGCGTGCAGCAGGTCGGCTTCGCCGCCGACAGCAGCAGCGGCGGCATTTCGCTGGGCAATTTTCTCGACGAAATCCAGATCACCCTGCGGCCGTACATCGAATTCGTCGCCACCAACGTCGCCACCCGCGAAGGCCAGGCCGCGGTCCTGCCGCAGCTGCGCATCATCGGCACCGTGCCGGCCGGCGGCATCGTCGTACCGGTGCGGATCACCGGCGGCACCGCGACGCTCGGCAGCGATTTCACCGTCACCTCCGGCAGCGGCAATACGGTCAACGTGGCGATCGCGGCCGGCACCTACGACAACGCCAGCTTCGCCTTGCCGGTCGCGATCGTCGACGATGCGGTAATCGAGAACAACGAAACCGTCGTCTTCACCGTGCAGCCCGATCCAACGAACTACACCCTGACCTCGACAACGACGTGTTCGGCGGCCGCGGGCCAGACGGTGGCGACGTTGACGATCAGCGACAACGACGTCGATCTGACGACCACCAAGTCGGTCGCCGACGCCGCGCCCGCGCCGGGCGGCGGCACCCAGTTCACCGTGACGTATCGCAACAACACCGCGCGTCCGACCGTGGGCGACACCACCGCGCACGATGTGATCGCGAGTCTGTCCGATGCGGTGCCGGCCGGTCTCACGTTCACCTCGTGGACCTGCACTGCGAGCGGCGGCGCGACCTGTCCGGCTGCGAGCGGCACCGGCGCGATCGGCGGCAACGCGAATCTGCCGGCCGGCAACGGCGCGGCCGGTGGCAGCCTGAGCTACACGATCAACGCCACGCTCGGCGCCGGGCAATGCGCGGCGATCGCCAACGTGTCGACCATCGCGGCGAACGCGCCCTTGGCCGAAGGCGGTTCGGCGCAGAGCGGCTTCGTCACGCCCGCGCCCGGCGGCAACGCCGACAACCGCGCGAGCGCTTCGGTCGATGCGGTGTGCGTGTCGTTGTCGCTGAGCAAGAACGACAGCAACGTGAGCTACACACCCGGCGGTCTGGCCACGTACCGATTGCGCGCCTGCAACACCGATGGCCCGGATGCGGCCAACGGCGCGACCGTGAGCGACAACCTGCCGGCAGGCGCGACCCTCAGCGGCCCGTGGACCTGCGCGAGCGCGGGCGGCGGCGGCAGTTGTCCGGCCAGCGGCGGCGCGGCCGGCGGCAACAGCGTGCAGATCAGCGGCGCGGTGCTGCCGGTCGGCGCCTGCATCGAGGTCGACGTGCCGGTGCGCTTCAGCGCCAATCCCGCCGATTATTGA
- a CDS encoding glycoside hydrolase family 75 protein: MAAHSSFAVKRWLPLAALIGIYLSAIAPARGAQCDMRLSFQQADGNARGGRTEVWADANASSLLFVEGLNVNTDGTRRSYSVDDFWGERHALNNLCNAMSDGCAGLSSAQLRARRIATQQAAAAGWPADQLRATRISPSIIPFRNGKPCPPVDGFLVSATALHAPAVNDVCDIANYVDALVTPALVIPKRPSAFAGRAKVGDLAVAMVPGSARPVFAVIGDSGPSGQLGEASIALNGRLLGREAPPQNYLEVRGKRPFVGRGWTVPKAVVLIFPGSGDRAAPFMTPERIDPAAMRRFEAWGGVERLSACVADYER; this comes from the coding sequence ATGGCTGCGCATTCATCATTCGCCGTGAAACGCTGGCTGCCGTTGGCGGCGTTGATCGGGATCTACCTGTCGGCGATCGCGCCCGCGCGCGGCGCGCAATGCGACATGCGCTTGTCGTTTCAGCAGGCCGACGGCAACGCGCGCGGCGGACGCACTGAGGTGTGGGCCGATGCGAACGCGTCGTCGCTGTTGTTCGTCGAAGGCTTGAACGTCAACACCGACGGCACCCGGCGTTCGTACAGCGTCGACGATTTCTGGGGCGAGCGGCATGCGCTCAATAACTTGTGCAATGCGATGAGCGACGGCTGCGCCGGCTTGTCCAGCGCGCAACTGCGCGCGCGCCGCATCGCCACCCAGCAGGCCGCCGCCGCGGGTTGGCCGGCCGATCAGCTGCGCGCCACCAGGATTTCGCCGTCGATCATTCCGTTCCGCAACGGCAAACCGTGTCCGCCGGTGGACGGTTTCCTGGTATCGGCCACGGCCTTGCACGCGCCGGCCGTCAATGATGTCTGCGACATCGCCAATTACGTCGATGCGCTGGTCACGCCGGCGCTGGTGATTCCCAAGCGTCCGTCGGCATTCGCCGGCCGCGCCAAGGTCGGCGATCTCGCGGTGGCGATGGTGCCGGGCAGCGCGCGGCCGGTATTCGCGGTGATCGGCGATTCGGGTCCGTCGGGGCAACTCGGCGAGGCGTCGATCGCCTTGAACGGTCGTCTGCTGGGGCGCGAGGCGCCGCCGCAGAATTATCTGGAAGTACGCGGCAAGCGGCCGTTCGTGGGGCGCGGCTGGACCGTGCCGAAGGCGGTGGTATTGATCTTTCCCGGCAGCGGCGATCGCGCTGCGCCGTTCATGACGCCTGAGCGGATCGATCCGGCGGCGATGCGGCGGTTTGAGGCGTGGGGTGGGGTGGAGCGGTTGTCGGCGTGCGTGGCCGATTACGAGCGTTGA
- a CDS encoding XVIPCD domain-containing protein: protein MAKIGQNNTNPDLAQTEELAKDLARQIEAKKDHEKVEYVAVVYKDGDELKTTQLFSKGSYNSAPLSDAIAAAGGKDKVLAVVHNHTQKNVDMQFDKSTAQAMERLPSSRPHDKDNPADWDVARKQFGDRTDVAYYLLDPKDKLRRYDYADREHWIDEVKPATGREAASGSKTFHPAPEMDMQPSLKPAQPSTTPASTPALGDATVSLSDPRATRLQSQAHEAVAQMETGLGVAWTGNSERVAACVGRLAYQQGFDGIVAVAPNRATADHAAGELICVQGRSSSPDPYANRAIVATAEAMATPVEESQRQTLALQNENARQSPAEPSQQASMSR, encoded by the coding sequence ATGGCGAAGATAGGACAGAACAACACCAACCCGGACCTGGCCCAGACCGAGGAGCTCGCCAAGGATCTGGCCAGGCAGATCGAGGCCAAGAAGGATCACGAAAAGGTCGAATACGTCGCCGTGGTGTACAAGGACGGCGACGAATTGAAGACCACGCAATTGTTCTCGAAGGGCAGCTACAACTCGGCGCCGCTGAGCGACGCCATCGCGGCGGCCGGCGGCAAGGACAAGGTGCTCGCCGTGGTGCACAACCATACGCAGAAAAATGTCGACATGCAGTTCGACAAATCCACCGCGCAGGCGATGGAACGGCTGCCGTCGTCGCGGCCCCACGACAAGGACAACCCCGCCGACTGGGATGTGGCGCGCAAGCAGTTCGGCGATCGCACGGACGTGGCCTATTACCTGCTCGATCCCAAGGACAAACTGCGCCGCTACGACTACGCCGACCGCGAGCATTGGATCGACGAAGTGAAACCGGCGACCGGACGTGAGGCGGCAAGCGGCAGCAAGACATTCCATCCTGCTCCGGAGATGGATATGCAGCCCTCGCTGAAGCCGGCGCAGCCGTCGACGACGCCCGCATCGACGCCGGCCCTGGGCGACGCCACGGTTTCGCTGTCCGACCCTCGCGCCACGCGCTTGCAGTCCCAGGCGCACGAAGCGGTCGCTCAAATGGAGACCGGCCTGGGCGTGGCCTGGACCGGCAACAGCGAACGCGTGGCCGCCTGCGTCGGGCGCCTGGCCTATCAACAAGGCTTCGACGGCATCGTCGCGGTCGCGCCCAATCGCGCCACCGCCGATCACGCCGCCGGCGAGCTGATCTGCGTGCAGGGGCGATCGTCGAGTCCGGACCCTTACGCCAATCGCGCCATCGTCGCGACCGCCGAAGCCATGGCGACGCCGGTCGAGGAATCGCAACGCCAGACTCTGGCGCTGCAGAACGAAAACGCGCGCCAGAGCCCGGCCGAGCCATCGCAGCAGGCTTCGATGTCGCGCTGA
- a CDS encoding adenylosuccinate synthase has product MGQSVVVLGAQWGDEGKGKIVDLLTERIGAVVRFQGGHNAGHTLVIGGKKTVLHLIPSGILREGALCLIGNGVVLSPAALKKEIGELEETGVEVRSRLKISPATPLIMPYHIALDQAREKAAGGKAIGTTGRGIGPAYEDKVARRGIRVADLHYPAQLAELLRSALDYHNFVLTKYLGVDAVDYQQTLDEALAFGEYVEPMKSDVAGILHDLRKQGKRVLFEGAQGSLLDIDHGTYPYVTSSNTTVGGALAGTGVGADSIDYVLGIAKAYATRVGGGPFPTELDDEVGQGIRDRGQEYGATTGRPRRCGWIDIVALKRAVAINGITGLCITKLDVLDGMKTLKICIAYEYRGKRTEYAPLDAAGWDECTPVYLEFPGWDENTHGITEWDKLPPAARAYLRALEELAGCQLAIVSTGPDRDHTMVLRDPWA; this is encoded by the coding sequence ATGGGTCAGTCAGTCGTCGTTCTCGGTGCCCAGTGGGGCGATGAAGGCAAGGGCAAGATCGTCGACCTGCTGACCGAGCGGATCGGTGCGGTGGTGCGTTTCCAGGGCGGCCACAACGCCGGCCATACCCTGGTGATCGGCGGCAAGAAGACCGTGCTGCACCTGATCCCCTCGGGCATCCTGCGCGAAGGCGCGCTGTGCCTGATCGGCAACGGCGTGGTGCTCAGCCCGGCCGCGCTCAAGAAGGAAATCGGCGAGCTCGAGGAAACCGGCGTGGAAGTGCGTTCGCGCCTGAAGATCAGCCCGGCCACGCCGCTGATCATGCCGTACCACATCGCCCTGGATCAGGCCCGCGAGAAGGCCGCCGGCGGCAAGGCCATCGGCACCACCGGCCGCGGCATCGGCCCGGCGTACGAAGACAAAGTGGCGCGTCGCGGCATCCGCGTCGCCGACCTGCATTACCCGGCCCAGCTGGCCGAACTGCTGCGCAGCGCGCTGGATTACCACAACTTCGTGTTGACCAAGTACCTCGGCGTCGACGCCGTCGACTATCAGCAGACGCTCGACGAAGCGCTGGCGTTCGGCGAATACGTCGAGCCGATGAAGTCCGACGTCGCCGGCATCCTTCACGACCTGCGCAAGCAGGGCAAGCGCGTGCTGTTCGAAGGCGCGCAGGGTTCGCTGCTCGATATCGATCACGGCACCTACCCGTACGTGACATCGAGCAACACCACCGTCGGCGGCGCGCTCGCCGGCACCGGTGTGGGCGCGGATTCGATCGATTACGTGCTCGGCATCGCCAAGGCTTACGCCACCCGCGTCGGCGGCGGTCCGTTCCCGACCGAACTCGACGACGAAGTCGGCCAGGGCATCCGCGATCGCGGCCAGGAATACGGCGCCACCACCGGCCGTCCGCGCCGCTGCGGCTGGATCGACATCGTCGCGCTCAAGCGCGCGGTCGCGATCAACGGCATCACCGGCCTGTGCATCACCAAGCTCGACGTGCTCGACGGCATGAAGACCTTGAAGATCTGCATCGCCTACGAATACCGCGGCAAGCGCACCGAATACGCGCCGCTGGACGCGGCCGGCTGGGACGAGTGCACGCCGGTGTACCTGGAATTCCCGGGCTGGGACGAAAACACCCACGGCATCACCGAGTGGGACAAGCTGCCGCCGGCCGCGCGCGCCTACCTGCGCGCGCTGGAAGAACTGGCCGGCTGCCAGCTGGCGATCGTCTCCACCGGCCCGGACCGCGACCACACCATGGTGCTGCGCGATCCGTGGGCGTGA